In Deinococcus cellulosilyticus NBRC 106333 = KACC 11606, a single window of DNA contains:
- a CDS encoding ArsR/SmtB family transcription factor, producing the protein MDATPTAQFHALADPTRRGIFEQLLREGEQTVRHLTDQAGVSQPAVSKHLKTLKEAGLVIDHPRGRETHYQATPEGLTPIFNWVQQYAVYWQGRLDALEDVLDRMED; encoded by the coding sequence CAGCACAGTTTCATGCCCTTGCAGATCCCACCCGAAGAGGCATCTTCGAGCAACTCCTGCGGGAAGGGGAGCAGACGGTCCGCCACCTCACCGATCAGGCAGGGGTTTCACAGCCTGCCGTGTCCAAGCACCTCAAAACCCTCAAGGAAGCCGGATTGGTGATCGACCACCCCCGGGGCCGGGAAACCCATTACCAGGCCACCCCGGAGGGCCTCACCCCGATTTTCAACTGGGTGCAACAGTACGCTGTTTACTGGCAGGGTCGCCTGGATGCACTCGAAGATGTGCTGGACAGGATGGAGGACTGA